In Aristaeella hokkaidonensis, the following are encoded in one genomic region:
- a CDS encoding ABC transporter substrate-binding protein codes for MSRKLVSLFLAALMIFSMTSVLAEDTAVTVTDMYGREIILTEPATRIVALQPSDCEILCAIGCEDALVGIGQYCDYPASITNLPKVQSGKETNIEEILALEPQIVLMNDMSQSEDQVKQLEENGVKVVISTTSDIASIYTAIRMIGALMGKDDNAEALIADIQATCDEIRAKTEGNEKTVYFEISPPPYLYSCGSSSFTHELAEICGLKNIFGDQADPWLMISDEQVIERNPDYIILMNGMGAEGIDEIAARDGWGDITAIKEKNIYYDGTSMMTRPGPRLKDAVIELYNFVYGDEAEEVPAA; via the coding sequence ATGTCCAGGAAACTTGTATCCCTTTTCCTTGCGGCGCTGATGATTTTCAGCATGACATCAGTACTGGCCGAGGATACCGCGGTCACTGTCACGGATATGTACGGCCGTGAGATCATCCTGACAGAGCCCGCCACCCGGATTGTCGCCCTGCAGCCTTCTGACTGCGAAATTCTGTGCGCCATCGGCTGCGAAGACGCCCTGGTGGGTATCGGACAGTATTGCGATTACCCCGCTTCCATCACGAACCTGCCCAAGGTTCAGTCCGGCAAGGAGACCAACATTGAAGAGATCCTGGCCCTGGAGCCCCAGATCGTTCTGATGAATGATATGAGCCAGTCCGAGGATCAGGTGAAACAACTGGAAGAAAACGGCGTGAAGGTTGTCATCAGCACCACCTCCGATATTGCCAGCATCTACACCGCCATTCGCATGATCGGCGCCCTGATGGGCAAGGATGATAATGCCGAAGCGCTGATTGCTGACATCCAGGCTACCTGCGATGAAATCAGGGCAAAAACCGAAGGCAATGAAAAGACCGTCTATTTTGAGATTTCTCCGCCTCCGTATCTGTACTCCTGCGGCAGCAGCAGCTTTACCCATGAACTGGCTGAAATCTGCGGTCTCAAAAACATCTTCGGCGACCAGGCTGATCCCTGGCTGATGATCAGCGATGAGCAGGTCATCGAGCGCAACCCTGACTATATCATTCTGATGAACGGTATGGGTGCCGAAGGCATCGATGAAATCGCAGCCCGCGATGGCTGGGGAGATATTACCGCCATCAAGGAAAAGAATATCTATTACGATGGAACCAGCATGATGACCCGTCCCGGCCCGCGCCTGAAGGACGCTGTCATCGAACTGTATAACTTTGTCTATGGTGATGAAGCCGAGGAAGTCCCGGCTGCTTAA